One Niabella beijingensis DNA window includes the following coding sequences:
- a CDS encoding glycoside hydrolase family 130 protein produces MKPICFSFLLLLSFCLGCRAQQPPVLPSWALGPFTRPQPVRPVITPDPQQQFPDPMSGKNVAWMGHAAFNPAAIVKDGKIQVLFRAEDNSGVDKIGAHTSRIGRAESTDGINMKIYPAPVCYPGNDDQREYDWPGGCEDPRVAVTEKGLYVMLYTSWNQKTPRLSVATSTDLVHWVKHGPAFKTAWGGRFRDVSSKSASIVTQPANGQLVIAKVNGKYLMYWGEYFVNPAVSDDLINWTPVLDDKKELLKLIAPRKGYFDSDLTECGPPALVTGNGILLLYNGKNAPGAGGDTRYPSNSYCAGQVLFDKKDPTRVIGRLDQPFLYPTEPFERSGQYAAGTVFLEGLVFYKEKWFLYYGCADSRVGVALYDPKKR; encoded by the coding sequence ATGAAACCAATCTGTTTTTCTTTTTTACTGTTGTTGTCCTTTTGCCTGGGCTGTAGGGCACAGCAACCGCCTGTTCTTCCCTCCTGGGCACTGGGCCCGTTTACACGCCCCCAGCCGGTCCGGCCGGTTATAACACCGGATCCGCAGCAACAATTTCCGGATCCGATGTCCGGGAAAAACGTTGCCTGGATGGGGCACGCTGCCTTTAACCCTGCGGCTATTGTAAAAGACGGGAAAATACAGGTCTTGTTCCGCGCAGAAGATAATTCCGGTGTTGATAAGATCGGAGCGCACACTTCAAGGATCGGACGGGCGGAAAGCACAGATGGCATTAACATGAAGATCTATCCGGCACCCGTGTGCTACCCCGGCAATGATGACCAGCGGGAATACGACTGGCCGGGAGGATGTGAAGACCCCCGTGTGGCCGTAACAGAAAAGGGGCTTTATGTGATGCTTTACACTTCCTGGAACCAGAAAACACCCCGGCTCAGTGTGGCAACCTCAACAGACCTGGTGCACTGGGTAAAGCATGGTCCGGCCTTCAAAACCGCATGGGGTGGCCGTTTCAGGGATGTTTCCAGTAAATCGGCTTCTATTGTCACGCAACCTGCAAACGGCCAGCTGGTCATTGCTAAAGTAAACGGAAAATACCTGATGTATTGGGGCGAGTATTTCGTGAACCCCGCGGTTTCCGACGATCTGATCAACTGGACGCCGGTGCTGGATGATAAAAAGGAGCTGTTGAAATTAATCGCACCCCGAAAAGGATATTTTGACAGCGACCTTACGGAATGCGGTCCCCCGGCGTTAGTTACCGGCAACGGCATCCTCCTGTTATATAATGGGAAAAATGCTCCCGGTGCCGGGGGGGATACCCGGTACCCTTCCAACAGCTATTGTGCCGGGCAGGTGCTGTTTGATAAAAAAGATCCCACCCGGGTTATCGGAAGACTGGACCAGCCATTCCTCTATCCGACGGAGCCCTTTGAGCGGTCTGGTCAGTATGCTGCCGGCACCGTATTCCTGGAGGGGCTGGTCTTTTACAAAGAAAAATGGTTTTTGTACTATGGCTGTGCCGATTCACGGGTGGGTGTTGCACTTTATGATCCCAAGAAGCGTTAG
- a CDS encoding carboxypeptidase-like regulatory domain-containing protein: MTCSFSGLCLFSNGQQQPVSLSFSEDSVSAIYGETFSNTLRVANNLNESVLLKKTVSDSFALIGLPDTVRLNPREKKQFPVRYLTSASLISTVRNKITAGYRITGKTGALVTSFFIHTPDVQQFILSVINPVNYLNTQTNTGTVQVKCINNGYTDLTTTLRLKPYPEGLEITDNNRTITLQPGSQQVLTFNFRNRLAQNLISDFSLSVQAVEAVSGRELGATYAKVLVLANEKRFAIAGSTDASLINNSAQLSYWNTTNGLSYYQLGSRGVAQPSTRSELRYNLNLNYYTRPFSGAEMYDSWIAYKGKHLGAQVGNIAENLDYSLFGKGVKLSVFPDSSNAVSGYYVKNNYLLFSDITRQREEATIWAGTYTHSGKNNNSGLNYINSNDPFTGVQTNLINARSGWQLKGDQFLELEAGYSHEKLSGARRANETGYAAGFRYRYNKKRWSLLSDNYYSSPYYSGLRRGALLLQEHIDYHFNPRQHVFIHYEVVNNTPRYLSSYYPALFHTKTAEYQLGFATTTRGWLINLRSYFYTQALDQKILSTALALRSTSWHLAADLSYTINGHTMMFSGDYGNVRSSNPYLANKNYNVWQGRFSYSYKLIGFNAMLQYNPFYLIQEPLPWQQGTFRQYTLGPYLRFAALNNRLELEASDNLNYYGYYFQGWSNTAQGKVSFRFKKTWQVSAQVMYNTYQQYPGYNFLQTQVSITKSFMQKNAPGYKSLSVVFFGDKNANGSWDPDEYPVENVIAALGQSLAQSNHKGKIAFTNLKPSVYKLQIQDGNGWWLINPVDVSLTRNQKLQVALVKTATISGKIVSEKNAFLQDAPLLEGITIIAASKQGEQFTAITDAAGGFSFNLPAKPFTFSAETREGNQTITNQQQTITIREKDNPLIIFNLTDHTRKVDIKQF; this comes from the coding sequence TTGACATGCTCTTTCTCCGGATTATGCCTTTTTTCCAACGGGCAACAGCAGCCTGTATCCCTCTCCTTTTCAGAAGACAGTGTGTCTGCCATTTATGGCGAAACCTTTTCCAATACATTACGGGTTGCAAACAATTTGAACGAATCCGTTCTTTTAAAAAAGACCGTCTCCGATTCCTTTGCCCTGATCGGCCTGCCGGATACGGTACGGCTTAATCCCCGCGAAAAGAAACAGTTTCCTGTCCGGTACCTTACAAGTGCGTCGCTGATCAGCACCGTGCGAAATAAAATAACTGCCGGATATCGCATCACCGGGAAAACAGGCGCGCTGGTGACTTCTTTTTTTATCCATACCCCCGATGTACAGCAATTCATACTGTCGGTAATCAACCCGGTGAATTATTTAAACACCCAAACAAACACGGGAACGGTACAGGTAAAGTGTATCAATAACGGTTATACTGATCTGACCACTACACTGCGGCTAAAACCCTATCCGGAAGGGCTGGAGATCACCGATAATAACAGAACCATTACCCTGCAACCGGGAAGCCAGCAAGTGCTGACCTTTAATTTCCGTAACCGGCTGGCGCAAAATCTTATTTCAGACTTCAGCCTGTCTGTACAGGCGGTGGAGGCGGTGTCTGGCAGGGAGCTGGGAGCCACTTATGCAAAGGTATTGGTACTGGCCAATGAAAAACGATTTGCCATTGCCGGCTCTACCGACGCCTCGCTGATAAACAACAGTGCACAGCTGAGCTACTGGAACACCACCAATGGCTTAAGCTACTATCAATTAGGCTCAAGAGGGGTGGCGCAGCCTTCCACCCGGAGCGAGTTGCGCTATAACCTAAACCTCAACTACTATACAAGACCTTTTTCCGGGGCAGAAATGTATGATTCATGGATCGCCTACAAAGGCAAACACTTAGGGGCACAGGTGGGAAATATTGCTGAGAACCTTGACTACTCATTGTTTGGTAAAGGTGTTAAACTTTCGGTCTTTCCGGATTCATCCAATGCAGTAAGCGGTTACTACGTCAAGAATAATTACCTGCTTTTTTCAGATATCACCCGGCAGCGGGAAGAAGCAACGATCTGGGCAGGGACTTATACGCATTCAGGAAAAAACAATAACAGCGGTCTCAATTATATCAACAGCAATGATCCTTTTACCGGTGTGCAAACAAACCTTATCAATGCCCGGTCGGGGTGGCAGCTCAAAGGCGACCAGTTTCTGGAACTTGAGGCGGGCTATAGCCATGAAAAACTGTCTGGTGCCAGGAGGGCTAACGAAACCGGTTATGCGGCCGGTTTCCGGTACCGGTATAATAAAAAACGGTGGAGCCTGCTGTCGGACAATTATTACAGCAGTCCCTATTACAGCGGGTTAAGACGGGGCGCTTTATTATTACAGGAGCATATCGATTATCACTTTAATCCGCGACAGCATGTTTTTATACACTACGAGGTCGTTAACAATACGCCCCGGTACCTGAGCAGTTATTATCCCGCATTGTTCCATACCAAAACGGCAGAATACCAGCTGGGGTTTGCAACAACGACACGGGGCTGGCTGATCAACCTGCGCTCTTATTTTTACACCCAGGCACTGGATCAAAAAATCCTCAGTACAGCACTGGCACTGCGTTCCACCTCCTGGCACCTGGCAGCAGATCTTTCCTACACGATCAACGGACATACAATGATGTTTTCCGGTGACTATGGAAATGTAAGGAGCTCCAACCCCTACCTGGCCAATAAAAACTACAATGTATGGCAGGGAAGGTTCAGTTATAGTTATAAACTGATTGGTTTTAACGCAATGCTCCAATACAACCCGTTTTATCTCATCCAGGAACCATTGCCCTGGCAGCAGGGAACATTCCGGCAGTATACCCTGGGGCCTTATCTGCGTTTTGCAGCCTTAAATAACCGGTTGGAGCTGGAGGCCTCCGACAACCTGAATTATTATGGATATTATTTTCAGGGCTGGTCCAATACCGCACAGGGCAAGGTCAGTTTCCGCTTTAAAAAAACCTGGCAGGTCTCTGCACAGGTCATGTACAATACCTATCAGCAATATCCCGGCTATAATTTTCTGCAGACCCAGGTCAGTATCACAAAATCATTTATGCAGAAAAATGCACCGGGCTACAAAAGCCTTTCTGTTGTATTTTTCGGGGATAAAAATGCCAATGGCAGCTGGGACCCCGATGAATATCCCGTGGAAAATGTAATTGCGGCATTGGGGCAATCCCTGGCACAAAGCAATCATAAAGGGAAGATAGCCTTTACCAACCTGAAACCTTCGGTTTACAAATTACAGATCCAGGACGGGAACGGATGGTGGCTGATAAATCCTGTGGACGTATCATTAACCCGTAATCAAAAACTGCAGGTGGCACTGGTGAAAACGGCCACCATATCCGGAAAAATCGTCAGTGAAAAGAATGCCTTCCTGCAGGACGCACCGCTGCTTGAAGGCATCACCATCATTGCAGCAAGTAAACAGGGCGAACAGTTTACTGCTATTACGGATGCCGCCGGAGGGTTCTCCTTTAACCTGCCGGCAAAGCCCTTTACCTTCTCAGCGGAGACCAGGGAGGGAAATCAGACCATCACCAATCAACAACAAACCATAACAATCCGGGAAAAAGATAATCCGCTGATCATTTTCAATCTGACCGATCATACCAGAAAGGTCGATATAAAGCAATTCTAA